One window of the Primulina eburnea isolate SZY01 chromosome 18, ASM2296580v1, whole genome shotgun sequence genome contains the following:
- the LOC140820328 gene encoding putative late blight resistance protein homolog R1A-3, with protein MAAAYAALMSLMHTSELILHPSQLWLPICRKQIESLLQKVCFLQEFLEDYSHRGHEEMAGLERQITDMAYAAEDAIEFHVFDRILERSTGSEAKSSTSFYEYIHELIEEMQYLIKTKVMRIKETIGDSKEGQAFIDFLPAVSPSLAPNEQTTLVGSDEKSVEIMERLTGQQSSLQITAIAGMGGIGKTTLAKKVFEEPYIKHYFYIRGWVTISQNCSAQNIILELLSDINRGKKEATLSDDPLGGQLHKSLLGKRYLIVIDDLWTTEVWNEIRAFFPDNCNGCRILITTRQTNLARQLSSFEPFEMKFLDDERSWELLCDKVFGKKGCPCELNEIGKNIAVKCGGLPLAIVVIGRFLAKSNMTQELWEYVAENLPSIINSSDDENCINMLYWSYNNLPIHLKSRFLHMASVPHYVWHVNSLIKIWVADGFLKPIRDKSLEEAAYEYITDLIDRNLIFVHERSAIGSLKTCGMHDLLRVLCLREAQREDFVFVIRDPKPDIPLEIKLKRRLCFQGAAKILDTQILDPASLTRSMIGEFGLTKSLASSVRLLRVLHAEAEEISMKDEEIMQLVNLRYMFIFGKPELNSSWGITSSISLFWSLQTLGFSDGSSDTISLPSEIWNLPHLRHICVDTVVLPDPPCSEHDSHVLENLQTLIIVRNFRCTKEVLKRAPNLKELQVIYDPLFLEVQEPEPGSWPYFCLDNLVRLQKLESLKLTQYGRLTISLKYLSFPLSLKVLELRGCFLPGEDMKIVGSLPNLEALELWFCEFEGLEWCPVEEGFARLKLLDINTTDLLHWRADKRHFPILEHLSLYKLDLVEIPLDLGEIPTLRKIKLLCCTDSAITSAKQILEEQEIMGNEDLQLIVEGKKE; from the coding sequence ATGGCGGCGGCCTATGCAGCTCTAATGTCTCTTATGCATACTTCGGAGCTGATCTTGCACCCTTCCCAGTTATGGCTTCCTATATGCAGAAAGCAGATTGAATCCCTGCTGCAAAAGGTTTGTTTTCTTCAAGAATTTCTTGAAGATTATTCACATAGAGGCCACGAAGAAATGGCTGGATTGGAGAGGCAGATCACAGATATGGCTTATGCAGCAGAGGATGCCATTGAGTTTCATGTATTTGATCGAATTCTAGAACGGTCTACCGGTAGTGAGGCAAAGAGCTCCACCAGCTTCTATGAATATATCCATGAACTTATAGAAGAAATGCAGTATTTGATCAAAACCAAAGTGATGAGGATTAAAGAGACTATTGGGGACTCTAAGGAAGGTCAGGCGTTCATTGATTTTTTGCCTGCCGTTTCGCCAAGTTTAGCTCCCAATGAGCAAACTACTCTGGTGGGTTCTGATGAGAAGTCAGTTGAAATAATGGAGAGACTCACAGGACAACAATCAAGTCTGCAAATCACAGCAATTGCTGGAATGGGAGGAATAGGTAAGACGACTCTAGCTAAAAAAGTCTTTGAGGAACCATATATTAAGCATTACTTTTATATTCGTGGTTGGGTTACAATATCTCAAAATTGTAGTgctcaaaatattattttagaaCTGCTGTCAGACATCAACCGAGGCAAAAAAGAAGCTACTCTAAGTGATGATCCGTTAGGTGGACAATTACACAAAAGCTTACTCGGTAAGAGATATTTGATAGTTATTGATGATTTGTGGACTACTGAGGTGTGGAATGAGATACGTGCATTTTTCCCCGATAACTGTAATGGATGCCGAATTTTGATAACAACGAGACAAACGAATTTAGCCAGACAACTAAGTTCTTTCGAGCCTTTCGAAATGAAATTTTTAGATGATGAGCGAAGTTGGGAGTTACTGTGTGATAAGGTGTTTGGGAAAAAAGGTTGCCCTTGTGAACTCAATGAAATAGGAAAGAACATTGCAGTAAAATGTGGAGGACTTCCTCTAGCAATCGTGGTGATCGGTAGATTTCTTGCGAAGTCTAACATGACACAAGAGTTGTGGGAATATGTTGCGGAGAATTTGCCATCCATCATAAATTCAAGTGACGACGAAAACTGCATAAATATGTTATATTGGAGTTATAATAACTTGCCTATTCACTTGAAATCACGCTTCCTCCACATGGCTTCTGTTCCCCACTATGTTTGGCATGTAAACAGTCTCATCAAGATATGGGTAGCAGATGGTTTTTTAAAACCAATAAGAGACAAAAGTTTGGAAGAGGCTGCATACGAGTACATAACAGATCTTATTGATAGAAACCTCATTTTTGTTCATGAACGAAGTGCTATCGGAAGTTTAAAAACTTGTGGTATGCATGATCTTTTGAGGGTCCTGTGCCTAAGGGAAGCTCAAAGGGAAGATTTTGTTTTTGTCATACGTGATCCCAAACCAGATATTCCACTAGAAATAAAACTCAAGCGCCGCCTTTGTTTCCAAGGTGCAGCCAAGATACTCGACACTCAAATCCTCGATCCAGCATCACTGACACGGTCTATGATTGGTGAGTTTGGTTTGACGAAATCGCTCGCTTCAAGTGTAAGATTGTTGAGGGTGTTGCATGCAGAGGCTGAAGAAATTTCCATGAAAGACGAGGAAATTATGCAGCTAGTGAACCTAagatatatgtttatttttggTAAACCGGAGTTGAATTCATCATGGGGGATTACTTCTTCGATATCACTATTTTGGAGTCTGCAGACCTTGGGTTTTAGCGATGGCTCGAGTGATACAATTTCTCTACCTTCAGAAATCTGGAACTTGCCACATCTTAGACATATTTGTGTTGATACAGTTGTTTTACCTGACCCTCCTTGTTCTGAGCATGATTCTCATGTGTTGGAAAATTTACAGACTCTCATCATCGTTCGAAATTTTAGGTGTACAAAGGAGGTTCTTAAAAGAGCTCCAAATCTGAAGGAATTACAAGTTATTTATGATCCTCTATTCTTAGAAGTGCAAGAACCAGAACCAGGGTCTTGGCCTTACTTCTGCCTAGACAATCTTGTCCGCTTGCAAAAACTCGAATCACTAAAGCTTACTCAATATGGCCGACTCACGATTTCTTTGAAATACCTCAGCTTCCCACTATCTCTTAAAGTGTTGGAATTACGAGGCTGCTTCTTACCTGGGGAAGATATGAAAATTGTTGGTTCATTGCCTAATCTTGAGGCACTTGAGCTATGGTTCTGCGAATTTGAAGGCCTTGAGTGGTGTCCTGTAGAAGAGGGATTTGCTAGATTGAAACTGTTGGATATCAACACGACTGATTTACTACATTGGAGAGCAGACAAGAGACACTTTCCAATCCTCGAGCACCTGTCTCTCTACAAGCTAGATTTGGTAGAAATTCCTTTAGACCTTGGGGAAATTCCAACACTCAGAAAAATCAAATTGCTTTGCTGTACTGACTCTGCTATCACTTCGGCGAAGCAAATACTTGAGGAACAAGAGATCATGGGAAATGAGGATCTGCAACTCATAgttgaaggaaagaaagaatgA